A stretch of DNA from Acanthopagrus latus isolate v.2019 chromosome 7, fAcaLat1.1, whole genome shotgun sequence:
aaAGGATTAAAGAATGTGTTTGATGAGGCAATACTGGCTGCCCTGGAGCCTCCCGAACCTAAGAAAAGACGTAAATGTGTTCTGCTCTAAAGGAGCGTCGCAGCCTTCCTCCACACCACTTTTCCAAATCTAGGTTAACAGTACTGAAGAGGTTTTCTGCACGAGCACATTCCAGCATGAGTCGAGGTATCATGAAATATTTGCCTTCTGACTGACTTAACCTGAATACATATTCACTGTGTTGAACTTGATTTTTAAGACTGAGTAACATTTGATGCTGTTTGTGATGATTTGATGCCATTGAAATGGTCCTTACAAGATGTGAACACTGACTGTTTAAAGTTATCAACAAACTGAAGCTGAGATTATTAGATAGTGCTTCAGTTTGGTCCcattatgtgattattttacgcaaatgtttttacaaaacaaaggACAATGAAGTAGTATTTTCATTAATAGAGCAACTGTTTTATTGACTGCCCTGTAAAACAAGCTGATGATGGATTAATGATATGCCGAAATTATGTCTTAGTATGTCccacgtgttttgtttttgtttttttctcttgacGCAATTCCCTcaaatttgatctttttttctatttcatgttAAACTTGGGTGTACAACACTGCATTTGGTTAACAATTTCTTAGTTTTCCAAACTTCATTTTTGGAAGAATGATACATTAAGGGTTAATAAAAGCCAGTGtattttacataatttaatATTCAGTGTCAACAAAGCCTATGGGGCAGATTtatgacatttgacatttctaGGTGATGCTCCACCGTAGTTCtagtttgccaaaaaaaaaaaaaaaaaagatttattgaTGCCTGTCGGTGTAGAAATCCACAGACTCTGATGAACGAGTGGAGCTTAAGTTTTAAATGCAATTCTAACTCTCCATTAGAAGTGATAAATCACTAATAGCCAGTGTCGATTTAGGTAATCACATTCAAGGAGTAAACAGTAGAGCACAATAACTTCAATTCACCTTTTGTAATCAAAGTAAGTTAACAAGAGTGTGATGGTGAATGCTTATCACAAGTTTTGATGGCTGTAGGGGCGTCTCAGCCTATAACCTCAGGCTAAGGAGCTATTTTGTAAACTGAGCATACCTGTTACTCACCACTCTGCAGCGTTGTTAAGTCAGACAAGAACACATTGTGACCTGTTCTTATAAAATGCTATATAATTGTTTTTGATCCTGTGAATATTTTTGAGTGACTGAACTAGCACTATTTGTCTATTACTACATCCACGCCTTCACAGTGGGCTTGAATTTGTAAATATAGTGAGAATCACTCATAACTTATTGACTGAATACAGTGTGTGCGTTACTGATAACAAGACTCGCAGAGAAGCCGAAAATGaccctgaaatgaaatgaaatgaaccaGGAAAATGTGAAGAAGTTTCTTGGATTTTTATTGAAATTGACATCAAAGTTGTACTGTATCTTGCATAACAATAAACCAGTATTATGAATAAACCcacctttaaaaaagaaaagaaaaactacgTCTGATTTGATGGAATTACAAAATACAACAGATTCTTcaacgacaacaaaaaaaaggacaggtACAATGACTACACTTCTTCGTCATCACAACGTTTACATTATGGACAGCAGTGCAAACAATATTCCCcttcatgctgtttttgtcagttaCAGTAGTGCCATAGTTTAACAATAGCATTTATTGACAGAATCCTTCCCATGTTGCATTAGTTCTGGTCGCAGATGTTCAGaataatgacatcacagcacTACGATGACTTCACATCGCATGTTATTATCACGCCTCcatgacaaacaaacataaactgagAGCACTTCATTTTAAGCTCTCATACTGTACAGGACAATGCTGTCTTTCCATGAGTAGCTGGTGAATGACAACACTTGAATGATTTAATTCAGGCTCAAGTGAATGTTACTGTGACGTTGCACTAACACTGAGTGTGATATGGCTGTTTTCTTAAAGTGACAAACTGCACTGTGTTCTCAGGGGCCGTGATGGCTCTTTGGTAAAACAATTAACCTCACTGTCAAGAGTGTGAAAGTGGATCACTACCTGTCCTGTCtgccacattttcatttacatgcagggaaatgcattaataattaaaagtaatgtaaatgtattaaaccACCATTCAGAAATAGCAAATTTATAGTCAATAAAACTTAAGTTGatggttatttcactgttgacaGAATAAACTGCTTTATAAACCATATATTAGGCAAAACTTAACTGTAAAGTTGCAAGTAATGTTAATCAGGCTTGGGGAGTAACAAATAATATTTCTGTTAATTGAATTCAGggggactgctgggccttggtggaggtatgcgctctaaCTCATGACCTTTATTGGACCAGAGTATGCTATGCTGCTATTAATACATCTTCTTCAGGTGCGACATTGggatatttaaatgtaataaagaaaatgatgcaTATGTGGTATGTATTCATAAACATTTATCTAACATGTAAAATGACTGCAGGTTACATAAGGCAAATAAGACCTGGTGCAATTTTGCAATTAAAGGCAGGAAGCGGGCATTGGTTGAATCCCGAAGAGCTACGTGTCGACTGCTGGACATATCTCAACACAGCTGTCGGTAACACGAATTCCGTACCATCCTGCCCAGCAcagtgtgtctttgcctccGTGGGTGAAACAGATGTATCTCACTCCAGGGCCGTAGTTCTGGAACACATGGgtcatctgaaaaaaatatacatatatacataatacGTATCAGTGTGTCTAGAGTGATCCTCTGAACTCCTCTGAAAGAATGCCTCATTACTCCGCAAGTACCTGATTCCATTTCTGATCGTTCCACTGCTCGAAGATGATCGTCTCCGGCTGGAAGGTCTGGACAGGTTTCTTCCTTTGGTTCAGCAACTCTACGTGGATCTCATATTCACTGCCACAGTCCCATCGTGGGGCGTACCTAATAAAACAGAAGCACAAGCATAGATCAGGTGTCAGCAACTTGGTTCAACAATGAAGCCGGTtgtattcatcttttttcagtGGGTGACAAAAAGACAGTGGCAGAAACACATTCCTGCTTCACTATGTCTTgtttactacatttatttagttCTACAGTTATGTCAGCTCATGTCAATCTCCATTTGACAAGTAACAACTTGATTactgttttttatgtattctcACCAATCAGATATTTTGATGTCTGGCTGGAAGTGATCCATAAACGATGGGTTGTAACCTTCTGATGCCAGATCGATCAGCTGCGATTTCTTGCACATTCTGCGGAGAACAGACAGGGTTTTAGCTAACAAAAAATAGAAAGGTAGCATGTCATGGAACCTTCATATGTTTTTTGAGCCACAGCTGGTCAATACTTGCCCGTAAGACGTCACAAAATTTTTCTGGACGGTGTCATTCGGATGTGGCACCATAACTCCCTCTGTCTTCCATTGATCGCCACCATTCTCCAGTATTTGCCAATTCTTCATTttatctgtaaaacaaaaatgggaGGGAAACCATTTGGTTGTTCGGCTGGAAAATAATGGTCGTAACGGCTCCTAactttcagtaaaaaaaatagtCTGACTCCTTACGTTCTGCTCTTGGGTTCTTGAGcagatttcttctcttcttgcACATGAAGTAAAACAACCTCCAGTCGTCGGGTGTCTTGGCAGCATCGCGGAGGCGGTACCTTTCTCTTCTGCACCTCTCTCTCCACAAGGACTCACTGTCAGCCACTTCTTTCCACTGACGGCACACTAAccgacacacacagaccacctgATCAGGAGGGAGGTTCAGTAAGATCTCCTCCAGGATCTCCAGAGGAACAGGGAAGACCTGAAAAGAACAGATGGGACAGGGATAAGCTCACCCTCTGGATAATCAATAGCTCTAAAGCACTGACTTTGGACCACGGATAGACTGATTATCGGCCTGCAatctcccagaaaaaaaaaaaaaaaaaaaaaagtcaatgatACTGATAATCTGAAAACTGCTGAATATCTGGGAAATATGCAGCAGTTTtcagggggtttttttttggcagattgcagataaaaacagatgaaactgaaaaatgtggtgCTTTGGCTCGGATGCAGGCTTGTGACATGTATGCAGCATCTATACATGTATGGATGCGAGCgcttatttatttaaatgtgcagagcaaatgtagtggagtggaattATAAACTCACCTCACACTTGTTaataagtacagtacttgactCGGTTGTTCTTAGTTACATCCAGTCACTTCTTACTTCACATTTTGATGGTAAGATTTCCATTTCTACTGTcatcagtctccttgattttgAATAATCAGTATCGGTCGACCCTTAATTTGGACTAGTGCACCCCTCTGATTACCATGGCACAACATCTACACTAAGCTGCATCAGCATGCCCGCCGTCAATGTTGGTACCTAGTTGTGaatcttatattttattttcattaatttccgTTGACTCATTTTCCCCTCTCAAATGTGGGCCCCACTCGGGCTGCACATGTCCCCcttctcaaaataaaacagaaaccaaaagaGATCAGCGCCATGTGTCACCTCAAGCTGttaaatacagacagacacacttcaAAGCAGCAGGCTGTGAGAGATTTAAAGTCAGTAGTCATTTTAAGTATAAAGCAGCGCACCCCATCTGTAAACACTCAGTCTGTGGTTCTGATCTGACAGCTACAAGTGTTGACATGAGACTTTTAGCGCCTGGCTGTTACCTCAGTTAGCGGCAGTCAAACCACCTGAGGCTGTCAGCAGTTGCTCGGAGTTTGGATTCAAGTGAAGTACTCACAGATTCCTGTGAAAGCGAGGCTGGTGGTCCTGCAGACGGGACCTCTTCGTGTCTTGAAGCGATATCCGAGCTCTGAGATGTACTCATAGCTTCAGCTTTCCTCTTCATGCCGGGGACAGACCCAGGCTAGAGACGCGTTTACCGAGCGCTGCAACCAAACCGCACTCAAATCTCCAGAGTCCTTTCACGACCTCTTGGCGAGGGTAACACGTGTGTAATAACTTGCCTGGGTAACGTTACAGAATCACATATATATGGCCAAATTTATTTATACTAGATAACAGACAACACGGAAGTGCTGCTCGAAGTAACTACACATGTCAAGAGAAGTAAAAGTAGCTACAATACGCTACAGATGACCGAAGTTTATACATTACCAGCGATTCCACTGTTGCGACAGTCAGTTGAGGTTTTAGCTTTTTATACACAATCTATGACACATCTTCCAGAAAGACGTTGGTCATTAGCAGTTGACTAAAAGCGCGCTCGTTTTATCTCCCAGGACACTCGCTGGAAGGGCAGAAGCGTAAGCGGAGCTAGCCGCTGAAATGATAACGCAGCAAGCATACCTTAATCTCTTAAACGTAGTCACACATCTGGTTGTTTGAACCGACAGCGGTGATGAACGTCCTCCACAAGCACAACGGGCAGCAGAGATGAGCGTCATTTTTGCGGTTCTTTCCGCCGACAGGGGCGAGTGTCGGTGTACGCCGGGTGTTATTAGGAGCGAGCCATCTTAGATCATTCCTTAAAAGAAAACTTCCGGTATGTGTCATCCCTTCATAAGCATGCCAAGAATGACCTTACGCatgcacaaaatacaaataataacacTAATTTAAGCATGCAGAGATGTACACACCACTGAAATGAGCTATGACAAATGAGGTCACTGTATCTTCAGGTAAACGAGTGCAATGATTTTAAGCAGATGTGTGTCTTAgttgtttgtgtacagtgtgGAACAATTTGGGACTTTTGTGTAGTTGTCTTTGTTCTAAATTCTGTTTCCAGTTACATGTCTTTGATTTAATTAAGGATTTGGAGAAGCCAAACAAAGTTGCATTGTACCAGGGTAAATTTACATTAAAGAACAATCTAAATCTGAATAAGGGGTGGATTGTAAGATAATGTGCTGTTCCATTTAGGAATTTGGACACAATCAGTAGACATCGCTGTTTAAAACGTGTGTATAATGATATATGAACTTGAGTTAGAGTAGTGCAACGTTTCCTTCAATGatgacaacacacaaaacattgttGGGTTTAAGATTAACACCCTAATCCTAACCCTGAACACAGTGTATAAAATATACTGGGGAACATTCCTTCACTGAAAAGTCAACAGGAAGTGtatcacagaaaagaaaatcattaaGCTTTTCATGGTGACTTCAGAGAAAACACCAGAGACATCAGAGTGAATgaatttgatatattttcttAATAGGGggaatgaaacatttcataaaGAATGCAAAAACTAATAGTTGTGCATACATTCCTACATTATTACATCAGTACTTTATGTGTCGGATGGACCACACCTATCTTTTAACTGCGGCTTCTATTTTCTATCTTGACACACTTGTCACTTTCATGACTGTATATTGCGAAGTTTTGATCCTATGGCACTGACAAAAATCTATCCAAAGACAGAAGTACAATAGAtgtctccaggaccacattttgtcatgataaaacacacacacacacacacacacacacacacacacacatagacacacacataggtGAAATCATTACCAGCCAAAGTTTTTGTGGCTGGTAAGATAGGTGCAATATCAGGTAAAGGCAGGCAGTTGAATCCTCGAGTGCTATGTGTCCTTTGCTGGACATCTTCTTCAGGTGCGACATTGggatatttaaatgtaataaagaaaGTGATGCATATGCGGTATGTATTCATAAACATTTATCTAACATGTAAAATGACTGCAGGTTACA
This window harbors:
- the LOC119022279 gene encoding F-box only protein 6-like, with translation MKRKAEAMSTSQSSDIASRHEEVPSAGPPASLSQESVFPVPLEILEEILLNLPPDQVVCVCRLVCRQWKEVADSESLWRERCRRERYRLRDAAKTPDDWRLFYFMCKKRRNLLKNPRAEHKMKNWQILENGGDQWKTEGVMVPHPNDTVQKNFVTSYGMCKKSQLIDLASEGYNPSFMDHFQPDIKISDWYAPRWDCGSEYEIHVELLNQRKKPVQTFQPETIIFEQWNDQKWNQMTHVFQNYGPGVRYICFTHGGKDTLCWAGWYGIRVTDSCVEICPAVDT